Proteins co-encoded in one Cupriavidus metallidurans CH34 genomic window:
- a CDS encoding helix-turn-helix transcriptional regulator produces the protein MNALLIEEHPLLRLGLLQMLETIQEFGHVLALSPADVARTEVPHRNAELLVFGMPGDQAYGWAQLEQARERLAPQRILVLADALPLHVPNAEAARGICGCLPKSTSLPVIEAAIRLTISSVQGLMLASEVCATPSASRSAMHATQSLASAAPLPLPPAMQEPLSPGACASVLRTTVAVRDLTSLRPGQPISSSAAPLSPMVEEEPGYDEAEMLQITPRQYEVLVLLARGYPIKTVSRMLNISVATVKSHACTLYQRLKVRNKGEAVYAALQRGATLEWVHGDEHSARDGGVRRVIARGPDAQYDSSLPA, from the coding sequence ATGAACGCCTTGCTTATCGAGGAGCATCCATTGCTCCGGCTCGGGCTGCTGCAGATGCTCGAGACCATTCAGGAATTCGGCCACGTACTTGCATTGTCGCCAGCTGACGTTGCCCGAACTGAAGTACCTCATCGGAATGCCGAACTGCTGGTCTTTGGCATGCCCGGCGACCAGGCCTATGGATGGGCGCAACTCGAACAGGCGCGCGAGCGTCTGGCGCCTCAACGCATCCTGGTGCTGGCCGACGCCTTGCCGCTGCACGTGCCGAACGCGGAGGCCGCGCGCGGCATCTGCGGATGCCTGCCGAAGTCCACATCGCTGCCCGTGATCGAGGCCGCCATCCGGCTGACCATCTCTAGCGTGCAGGGCCTGATGCTCGCAAGCGAGGTCTGCGCGACGCCATCGGCATCGCGCTCGGCCATGCATGCCACGCAATCGCTGGCATCGGCTGCGCCATTGCCGTTGCCACCGGCCATGCAGGAGCCGCTTTCGCCCGGCGCTTGCGCCAGCGTCCTGCGCACCACCGTTGCCGTGCGCGACCTCACGAGTCTGCGCCCGGGCCAGCCGATCAGTTCGTCGGCTGCCCCGTTGTCGCCGATGGTCGAGGAGGAGCCTGGCTACGACGAAGCAGAGATGCTGCAGATCACGCCGCGCCAGTACGAAGTGCTGGTGCTGCTGGCACGCGGGTATCCGATCAAAACCGTCAGCCGGATGCTCAATATCTCGGTGGCCACCGTGAAGAGCCACGCCTGCACGCTTTATCAGCGCCTCAAGGTTCGTAACAAGGGAGAAGCCGTGTATGCGGCATTGCAGCGCGGCGCAACACTTGAGTGGGTCCATGGCGACGAACACTCGGCTCGCGACGGCGGTGTGCGGCGCGTGATCGCCCGCGGCCCCGACGCACAGTACGACAGCAGCTTGCCTGCCTGA
- a CDS encoding YXWGXW repeat-containing protein produces the protein MKRQLLLAAAVLATGSVFGLISPGAQAHDNYYRSPPPPPRHEVRPAPRPGHVWVPGHYDHARDNYAWRGGYWQSARPGYRYVPERWERGPHGWYKRPGYWGR, from the coding sequence ATGAAACGCCAGCTACTGCTCGCCGCCGCCGTGCTTGCCACCGGCAGCGTCTTCGGACTGATTTCGCCGGGCGCCCAGGCGCACGACAACTACTATCGAAGCCCACCGCCGCCCCCGCGCCACGAGGTTCGCCCCGCGCCACGGCCCGGCCATGTCTGGGTACCAGGCCACTATGACCACGCTCGAGACAACTACGCCTGGCGCGGCGGCTACTGGCAATCGGCACGGCCCGGCTACCGCTACGTGCCGGAGCGCTGGGAGCGTGGTCCGCACGGGTGGTACAAGCGCCCGGGCTACTGGGGCCGATAA